A window from Candidatus Aminicenantes bacterium encodes these proteins:
- a CDS encoding response regulator has protein sequence METAKQTILCVDDEQVNLKVLDAVLSPRGYQVVMTQNPREVSFIVEKKPVDLILLDVMMPEMDGYTVCRRIKENPQTRHIPIVMITVLSSKEDRIKGIDAGADDFITKPFDQELVLARVRMLLKMKSLNDRLNHGYHNIIRLTSFGEEILKDFSARDFRFFEVLSGVVKQVLRQSGDIQDNPLIVIVGTSHKKHWEWYQFESAFNELYQTRLNIKIQENLALPAPGDSQVMFFNEGESDESRLRDLVRMLESESLLSVRNGIGYLSPELCVFSLNYGRDVTVYDASVLNSLVMQSLFLKSLSNQILETEDALEHTVRALVRASEANDEDKGNHVIRVGAFSALLAETLGMPGRFVRAIWLQAQMHDVGMVRIPAQILRKAGALSDTEKAVIRKHPLFGAEIIGSHPRFRKARSIALTHHERWDGNGYPHNLQGEKIPIEGRIVCLADHYDSMRCAKSYRPAMSHEQAVHKILEGDESCRPEHFDPRVLKAFQLAADRFASLFKRLEDPPAPRRS, from the coding sequence GTGGAAACAGCAAAGCAAACCATACTATGTGTGGATGACGAGCAGGTGAACCTCAAGGTATTGGATGCAGTGTTGTCTCCGCGGGGATACCAGGTTGTCATGACGCAGAATCCGCGGGAGGTATCTTTCATTGTGGAAAAGAAGCCGGTTGACCTGATCCTGCTGGATGTAATGATGCCGGAAATGGACGGCTATACCGTATGCCGCCGCATCAAGGAGAATCCCCAGACGCGTCACATTCCCATCGTGATGATTACCGTGTTGTCGTCCAAGGAGGACCGGATCAAGGGCATTGACGCAGGGGCCGATGACTTTATTACCAAGCCGTTCGACCAGGAGTTGGTCCTGGCCCGCGTGCGCATGCTGTTGAAAATGAAGTCGCTGAATGATCGGCTGAATCATGGTTACCACAATATCATCCGTCTGACCTCTTTTGGTGAAGAGATCCTGAAGGATTTTTCCGCCAGGGATTTTCGCTTTTTTGAGGTCTTATCCGGAGTGGTCAAGCAGGTGTTGCGCCAGTCCGGAGATATCCAGGACAACCCGCTGATCGTAATCGTCGGCACTTCACACAAAAAGCACTGGGAGTGGTACCAGTTCGAATCGGCGTTTAACGAGTTGTATCAGACCCGTCTCAATATCAAGATTCAGGAAAACCTGGCTTTGCCGGCACCTGGAGATTCCCAGGTTATGTTTTTCAACGAAGGCGAGTCCGATGAGAGCCGGTTGCGTGACCTCGTACGTATGCTGGAATCCGAAAGCTTGCTCTCCGTGCGCAATGGCATCGGTTATCTGAGTCCCGAATTATGTGTGTTCAGCCTGAATTACGGCAGGGACGTGACGGTTTACGACGCCTCGGTTTTAAATAGCCTGGTGATGCAGAGCCTGTTTCTGAAATCGTTGTCCAACCAGATTCTGGAAACCGAAGATGCCCTGGAACACACGGTGCGGGCACTGGTTCGGGCTTCCGAAGCCAATGATGAAGATAAAGGCAATCATGTCATCCGCGTGGGCGCGTTCAGTGCCCTGCTGGCGGAAACCCTGGGAATGCCCGGAAGGTTCGTTCGCGCCATCTGGTTGCAGGCCCAAATGCATGACGTGGGGATGGTACGGATTCCGGCGCAGATTCTGCGCAAAGCCGGTGCCCTGTCCGATACGGAAAAGGCCGTCATCCGCAAACACCCTCTGTTCGGTGCGGAAATCATCGGATCCCACCCACGTTTCCGCAAGGCCCGCAGTATCGCCCTGACCCACCATGAGAGATGGGACGGCAACGGCTATCCACATAACCTGCAAGGGGAAAAAATCCCCATTGAGGGCCGGATCGTGTGCCTGGCCGATCACTATGATTCCATGCGTTGCGCCAAGAGCTACCGGCCGGCCATGTCTCATGAGCAAGCCGTGCACAAGATTCTGGAGGGAGACGAATCCTGCCGTCCCGAACATTTCGATCCCAGGGTTCTCAAGGCCTTCCAGCTCGCCGCAGACCGTTTTGCTTCTTTGTTCAAGCGCCTTGAAGATCCGCCCGCCCCCAGGCGGTCCTGA
- a CDS encoding cysteine--tRNA ligase, whose protein sequence is MSLRVFNTLTSQKERFVPIASPAVGFYTCGPTVYDFAHLGNFRSYVAEDLIKRYLTYRGFRVRHVMNITDIDDKTIRKAQSENQPLNVVTERYIQAFYQDIKTLNILPADVYPRATQHIPHMQAMVDALLQHGHAYRQENSVYFRISSFPEYGRLSNLNPESLQSGRGEDSDEYDKENARDFVLWKGYRENEPWWDFHVGKGRPGWHLECSAMSMAYLGNHFDIHMGGVDNIFPHHENEIAQAECATGEPFVNYWLHIQHLIVDGEKMSKSLGNFFTLRDLVTKGHDPLSIRYLLLSTHYRKLLNFTFSALDQADRTRKRLQDFLFCLDAKEFPAGGTPGFMSEVADWEQRFRNEMDDDFNISGALGVFFEFIHAANRRLGTLLKQDIQTIRETVGRINSVLGVIREPEAETLPPELEALVQEREQARARKDFQQADAIRDQLEKSGIQLMDTPDGVKWKVIDPA, encoded by the coding sequence ATGAGTTTGCGCGTATTCAACACATTGACAAGTCAAAAAGAAAGGTTTGTCCCCATAGCCTCACCCGCCGTGGGTTTTTACACCTGCGGCCCCACGGTATACGATTTCGCTCACCTGGGAAATTTCCGCTCCTACGTGGCCGAAGACCTGATCAAGCGGTACTTGACATACCGGGGTTTCCGGGTGCGTCATGTAATGAACATCACCGATATCGACGACAAGACCATTCGCAAGGCCCAGAGTGAAAATCAACCGCTGAACGTTGTAACCGAGAGATATATCCAGGCTTTTTACCAGGACATAAAGACCCTCAACATCCTTCCCGCTGATGTCTATCCACGCGCCACGCAGCATATTCCCCACATGCAAGCCATGGTCGACGCCCTGTTGCAACACGGACATGCCTATCGCCAGGAGAATTCCGTATACTTCCGCATCTCTTCATTCCCTGAATACGGGCGCTTATCCAACCTGAACCCGGAGAGCCTGCAATCCGGCCGCGGTGAAGACAGCGATGAATATGACAAAGAAAACGCCCGCGATTTTGTGTTGTGGAAAGGGTACCGAGAGAATGAACCCTGGTGGGATTTTCATGTGGGTAAGGGGCGTCCCGGCTGGCACCTGGAATGCTCCGCCATGAGCATGGCCTACCTGGGCAACCATTTCGACATCCACATGGGCGGAGTAGACAACATTTTTCCCCACCACGAAAACGAAATCGCCCAGGCCGAATGCGCCACTGGCGAACCTTTTGTGAATTACTGGCTTCACATCCAGCACTTGATCGTGGACGGAGAAAAAATGTCTAAATCGCTGGGCAATTTCTTTACCCTGCGCGACCTGGTGACAAAGGGTCACGATCCCCTTTCCATCCGCTACCTGCTTCTCTCCACCCATTACCGCAAACTCCTTAATTTCACCTTTTCCGCCCTGGACCAGGCGGATCGAACCCGCAAGCGCCTGCAGGACTTCTTGTTTTGCCTGGACGCGAAAGAATTCCCCGCCGGAGGAACCCCCGGGTTCATGAGTGAAGTCGCGGATTGGGAGCAGCGCTTCCGCAATGAGATGGATGATGATTTCAACATTTCCGGCGCACTGGGGGTTTTCTTTGAATTCATCCACGCCGCAAACCGCCGCCTGGGAACCCTATTAAAACAGGATATCCAAACAATCAGGGAAACCGTCGGCCGCATCAATTCCGTGCTGGGAGTCATCCGCGAACCTGAAGCCGAAACGCTGCCGCCGGAACTGGAGGCCTTGGTACAGGAGCGAGAGCAGGCCCGTGCCCGAAAGGACTTTCAACAGGCTGATGCCATCCGCGACCAGCTCGAGAAAAGCGGCATTCAGCTCATGGATACCCCCGACGGGGTCAAGTGGAAAGTGATTGATCCCGCCTGA
- the hemW gene encoding radical SAM family heme chaperone HemW, translating to MIPPDHSPFPANNREIGLYLHFPFCRRHCRYCHFTTTRYRSADADDYLKLLFREIELSAHRELLIRTVYLGGGSPSLLSSPQLETLIKTLRRHFHSFVPEEVTIEANPDDLSPEWLRAAVHNGFNRISIGVQSLDSRVLRRLGRNHAADTGLKSISRAADAGFVNINVDFMIGVPGQTATGIARQVCALKELPVTHLSIYMLEQTPEDTRSRAKSGQQIYVAARDAAEDVGYRRYEVSSFARPGAECRHNLTYWRNREYMGIGLSAAGFLDGVDICNTRNMPRYIRGIQAGRPVRTRRRISVWQRSLITGLRLAEGVPVSTLQSRLNDLQPLLEANILLIHQGRLAVAPDHFLMLNEILGRYVL from the coding sequence TTGATCCCGCCTGATCATTCGCCTTTTCCGGCCAATAATCGCGAAATCGGTCTTTACCTCCATTTTCCCTTTTGTCGCCGGCATTGCCGTTATTGCCATTTCACCACCACCCGGTATCGTTCAGCCGACGCAGATGACTACCTGAAACTGCTCTTCCGGGAAATCGAGCTGAGTGCGCACAGGGAACTGCTGATCCGCACGGTTTACCTGGGGGGCGGTTCGCCGTCCCTGCTGTCTTCGCCTCAACTGGAAACCCTGATAAAAACCCTGAGGCGCCACTTTCATTCATTTGTTCCCGAAGAAGTCACGATTGAGGCAAACCCCGATGATTTGAGTCCGGAATGGTTGCGGGCAGCCGTACACAACGGCTTCAACCGCATCAGCATCGGGGTGCAGTCGCTGGATAGCCGCGTATTGCGCCGCCTGGGCAGGAACCACGCCGCCGACACAGGTCTGAAAAGTATATCCCGGGCTGCGGATGCCGGTTTTGTAAACATCAATGTGGATTTCATGATCGGCGTTCCCGGCCAGACGGCGACAGGCATCGCCCGACAAGTATGCGCCCTGAAGGAACTGCCGGTCACCCATCTTTCAATCTACATGCTGGAACAAACCCCCGAAGACACCCGCTCCCGGGCAAAATCCGGCCAACAAATTTACGTGGCCGCCCGGGACGCCGCCGAAGATGTCGGGTACCGTCGTTATGAAGTTTCCAGTTTCGCCCGGCCCGGTGCGGAATGCCGCCACAACCTCACCTATTGGCGAAACAGAGAATACATGGGAATCGGGCTTTCCGCCGCGGGATTCCTGGATGGCGTGGATATTTGCAATACCCGGAACATGCCCCGCTATATCCGGGGAATTCAGGCGGGCCGACCGGTACGCACCCGTCGCCGCATTTCCGTGTGGCAGCGAAGCCTGATTACCGGACTCCGTCTTGCGGAAGGCGTTCCCGTGTCAACGCTGCAATCCCGCCTGAACGACCTTCAACCCCTGCTGGAAGCAAACATCCTGCTCATTCACCAGGGCAGACTGGCCGTCGCTCCGGATCACTTCCTGATGCTGAACGAAATCCTTGGCCGCTACGTCCTGTAG
- a CDS encoding PKD domain-containing protein: protein MKKTILVLIIALLMLPAALEAIQVDPPSGPYFVGQEILFRASSYDYNFHPGVINYGDGSSDTNVTEAYWKTHVYRSPGRYVVTLQPPAYPSQGRLRTISGTPPPPESMTITIRENRSIQVSPASPVVGQATTFTAVNFNTPDNIRWEMGDGTVYRHQGAASPRGGSVVTHTYAQAGSYQVRAYDWNGSLQVTAVSVQVNIGQPNRAIQFSPASPREDQPVYFEAVNFLQPTSIHWNFGDGTREVNGSQIMHRFQQAGTRTVSAVDGTLSHPPVSTSITVLPENRFITVSAPEVLMNRPVSVAAQNFRGDLVLWNFGDGVQESGGHEVTHTYAQSGTFTISARDENGESTRQFTATVTVRGIDDEVLVDVAEIRLDNGKYYKVVPRKSRALYAVLRMKMRGTGIVSGQWIVDGQPYEFFNELAIQGELKEIRTRELPGLPVLDPGLHTITLELTRPNQLNVVFPVLKYFVLPYENLVELATPLNEFVAKEKEIPEFSWLRAPGASRYEVAFSSNLYAILYNTPDQPWHDAGTEPSFTPTPPIWNQLRRNRWSYWKVRALDSAGQVVAESDVREFKAIVATAEITLNRVTDLEGREVDLSNGVVSSRSDHLLVQGNLKYAADTEFLVMRIYTDEIMTDQLVFRNVQKDRELRFETSVPHNGDSRVLFQLLKTSSPAVVVGLQNLRLKR from the coding sequence ATGAAAAAAACAATACTTGTCCTGATAATCGCTCTGTTAATGCTGCCTGCAGCCCTTGAAGCCATCCAGGTGGACCCGCCCTCCGGCCCGTACTTTGTGGGCCAGGAAATCCTTTTTCGCGCTTCCAGTTATGATTACAACTTTCATCCCGGTGTGATTAATTATGGGGATGGGAGCTCAGATACCAATGTGACGGAGGCCTACTGGAAAACACACGTCTATCGCAGTCCCGGTCGCTACGTGGTTACACTTCAGCCGCCCGCATATCCGAGCCAGGGCCGACTTCGTACTATATCAGGCACTCCCCCTCCTCCAGAATCCATGACCATCACCATCAGGGAAAACCGCTCCATCCAGGTGTCTCCGGCCAGCCCCGTAGTTGGGCAGGCAACAACTTTCACGGCGGTGAACTTTAACACGCCGGACAACATCCGCTGGGAAATGGGCGACGGCACCGTATACCGGCACCAGGGGGCAGCGTCCCCCCGGGGTGGCAGCGTAGTGACCCACACCTATGCGCAAGCGGGCTCCTACCAGGTCAGGGCGTATGACTGGAACGGCAGCCTCCAAGTCACGGCTGTGTCGGTACAGGTCAACATCGGCCAACCGAATCGCGCCATTCAGTTCAGTCCCGCATCCCCCCGCGAAGACCAGCCGGTCTATTTCGAGGCCGTAAATTTCCTGCAACCCACCAGCATCCACTGGAATTTCGGCGACGGTACCCGGGAAGTCAACGGCAGCCAAATCATGCACCGCTTTCAGCAGGCGGGAACCCGGACGGTTTCGGCGGTGGACGGTACCCTGTCCCATCCCCCGGTTTCCACCTCCATAACAGTGCTGCCGGAGAACCGTTTTATCACGGTTTCCGCGCCGGAGGTGCTGATGAACCGCCCGGTTTCCGTTGCGGCGCAGAATTTCCGCGGTGACCTGGTGCTGTGGAATTTCGGCGACGGGGTGCAGGAATCGGGCGGCCACGAAGTGACCCATACCTATGCCCAATCCGGCACCTTTACCATCAGCGCCCGGGATGAAAACGGCGAAAGCACGCGGCAGTTTACGGCCACGGTCACCGTGAGGGGCATCGACGATGAAGTGCTGGTGGATGTGGCGGAAATCCGCCTGGACAACGGCAAGTACTACAAAGTGGTGCCGCGCAAGTCGCGCGCCCTGTACGCAGTATTGCGCATGAAGATGCGCGGCACCGGCATTGTCTCCGGTCAGTGGATCGTGGACGGCCAACCTTACGAGTTTTTTAACGAACTGGCCATCCAGGGAGAGTTGAAAGAGATCCGTACGCGTGAACTACCCGGATTGCCGGTGCTGGATCCGGGTTTGCACACCATTACTCTGGAACTGACCCGTCCCAATCAACTCAACGTGGTGTTCCCGGTGCTGAAGTACTTTGTGTTGCCGTACGAGAACTTGGTGGAACTGGCCACTCCGCTCAACGAGTTTGTGGCCAAGGAAAAGGAAATTCCCGAATTTTCCTGGTTGCGCGCCCCGGGGGCGTCGCGGTATGAAGTGGCGTTTTCCAGCAATCTCTACGCCATCCTCTACAACACGCCGGATCAGCCATGGCATGACGCGGGTACGGAACCGAGTTTTACCCCGACGCCGCCCATCTGGAACCAGTTGCGGCGCAACCGCTGGTCGTACTGGAAAGTCCGGGCGCTGGACAGTGCGGGCCAAGTCGTGGCCGAGAGCGATGTGCGTGAGTTCAAGGCGATTGTGGCCACCGCTGAAATTACCCTCAACCGCGTGACCGACCTGGAAGGCAGGGAGGTAGACCTCAGTAACGGCGTTGTCAGCTCCAGGTCCGATCACTTGCTGGTTCAAGGCAACCTGAAATACGCCGCGGATACGGAGTTCCTCGTAATGCGTATTTATACAGATGAAATCATGACGGATCAACTGGTTTTCCGCAACGTGCAAAAAGACCGGGAACTGCGGTTCGAAACCTCGGTTCCCCATAACGGAGATTCGCGCGTACTATTCCAGTTGCTGAAAACGTCTTCCCCCGCAGTGGTGGTGGGGCTGCAAAACCTCAGGCTGAAGCGCTGA